A stretch of DNA from Melopsittacus undulatus isolate bMelUnd1 chromosome 23, bMelUnd1.mat.Z, whole genome shotgun sequence:
ATAGAGAGCGGCTGACCCACAAGTGAGCCTATAGAGAGCAGATGACCCACAAGTGAACCCATAGAGAGCGGCTGACCCACAAGTGAGCCTATAGAGAGCAGATGACCCACAAGTGAGCCCATAGAGAGCGGATGACCCACAAGTGAACCCATAGAGAGCGGCTGACCCACAAGTGAGCCCATAGAGAGCGGCTGACCCACAAGTGAGCCTATAGAGAGCAGATGACCCACAAGTGAGCCCATAGAGAGCGGCTGACCCACAAGTGAGCCCATAGAGAGCGGCTGACCCACAAGTGAACCCATAGAGAGCGGCTGACCCACAAGTGAGCCTATAGAGCCCCTCTGACCCACAAGTGAGCCCATAGAGCCCCTCTGACCCACAAGTAACCCCACAGAGCCCCGCTGCCCCCCACGTGAACCCATAGAGAATGGCTGACCCACAAGTGAGCCCAGAGAGAGCAGCTGACCCCAAAGTGAACCCAGAGAACCCACCTGCCCCCCAAGTgacccccacaccccccatgTGAACCCATAGAGCCCAGCTGCCCCCCAAGTGAACCCATAGAGAACAGCTGCCCCCCAAGTGAGCCCATAGAGAACAGCTGCCCCCTAAGTAAACCCACAGAGCCCTTCTGCCCCCCAAGTGAACCCATAGAGCCTCTCTGCACCCCAAGTGAACCCATAGAGCCTCTCTGACCCCCAAGTGAACCCAGAGCCTCTCTGACCCCCAAGTGAACCCATAGAGCCTCTCTGACCCCCAAGTGAACCCATAGAGCCTCTCTGACCCCCAAGTGAACCCATAGAGCCTCTCTGACCCCCAAGTGAACCCATAGAGCCTCTCTGACCCCCAAGTGAACCCAGAGCCTCTCTGACCCCCAAGTGAACCCATAGAGCCTCTCTGACCCCCAAGTGAACCCATAGAGCCTCTCTGCCCCCCAAGTGAACCCATAGAGCCTCTCTGCCCCCCAAGTGAACCCATAGAGCCTCTCTGCCCCCTAAGTGAACCCATAGAGCCCTTCTGACCCCCAAGTGAGCCCATAGAGCCTCTCTGCCCCCCAAGTGAACCCATAGAGAGCAGCTGCCCCCCAAGTGACCCCACAGAGCCCCGCTGTCCCCCACGTGACCCCACACCCCCCACGTGACCCCACACCCCCCACGTGACCCCATGGCCCCCCCCTCACCGAGCCCGGTTGCCGCCATCCTCGCCCAGAACCCGCGGCCGGCCCCGACCGCCGCCATGACCGGAAGCGACCCCGGGGGGGGCGGAGCTAGCGACGGACCGGCCGGAAGTAGGGCGGGCAAGGGGGAACCCAATGGGGGACGGACCGGGCGGAACCATTGCAGGGCGCAGGGGGGGAGTCCCCATTGTCTATAGGGAGGTCCCATTCTCTATATAGGGGTCCCCATTCTCTATAGGAACGTCCCATTCTCTATATAGGGGTCCCCATTCTCTATAGGAACGTCCCATTCTCTATATAGGGGTCCCCATTCTCTATAGGGAGGTCCCATTCTCTATATAGGGGTCCCCATTCTCTATAGGGGTGTCCCATTCTCTATAGGGGGGTACCCATTTTCTATGGGGTGTCCCCATTCTCTATAGGGGGATCCCCATTCTCTATGGGGGCATCCCCATTCTCTATAGGGGGGTCCCCATTCTCTATAAGTGTCCCCattctctatggggtctccattgGACACCACTGGGGCCCGATGCTTGCAAACCCCCCCCGTTTATTCAGCACTGGAGCCACAGCAAggggctgcccccccccggaccccccccatagcagTGGGGTGGAGGAGTCCCCATAGCCCCCTTAAGGGCAAAccacatggggggggggggcacacatgGAACCttccggtgcccccccccccaaccggGAGCATTTGGTACATTCAGGCCTtgacccgggggggggggaggggttttgggggggggggggaccccaaccccatccccccccatcccccccatccgCGGTCCGtttgttaataaaaaaaccccaaaataccccaaaaatgAGCCccgggagggggaggggggggggggacaaagggaggagagggggggggttggtgttccccccccccccccccccccggttttGGTTCGGTCCGGCTGGCGCAGCCTCAGCTGCCGTAGTGCATGGTGTTGGTGGTGATGGACATGGGCGATGCCATTGAGATGGGGGGGCCGCCCATGGTGAACTGACTGTTGAGGGGGTAATGGGCGCTGGAGACAGCGCCCCCTTGTGCCGCGGAGGAGCctgtggggagagggggggttagagggggggatggggggtgaggaggggggtgggggagggttGAGGGAGGGTTTgatgtgggttttggggtgttttgggggggttgaAGTGGGTTTTGGGCTGTTTAAAGAGGGTGTTGGGGGAggatttggggggttttgggggggtttgagGGGTTTCAGGTGGCTTTTGAGGTGTTTGatgtggttttgggggtgttttgaggtgggttttggggtgttttgggctGTTTAAagagggtttgggggtgtctGAGGAggatttggggggttttggggtgcttggggtgggtttggggggatTTGAGGTGGCTTCTGGGGTGCTTGATgtggtttttggggtgttttgggctGTTTAAgaagggtttgggggtgtttgaGGAGGATTTGGGGGGTTTTAGGGTGTTTGATGGGGATTTTGGAGGTGTTTgaggtgggtttgggggtgcttGAGGTGGGTTTTGGAGTGTTTGAGGGGGgctttgggtgttttgggggtgtttgggggggggttgtggtGTTTGGGGGCAGGTTTGGGTGTTTGGGGTGTTTCGGGGGTGTTTgaggtgggttttgggggtgtttgggtgtgttttggggTGCCTGCAGGGTCCATACCTTGCACGATGCCAGTGCTCATGATGGAGCCCATCCTGGAGTGAGTGTGGTTGACGATGCCGGTGTTGGCTGCAGAATGGGGGGGTTGGGAGCACAGATTTGGGGTGAGTTTAGGGTGGATATGGGGGTGCtgccccccccaaacccataccccccccccagacccccacCTAAGGGGATGAGGTTGTTGTGGCCGACATTGGAACCACCGGCGATGACGCTGCTCAGGTCATAGGCTGCTGGCATCcctgcaatgggaatggggatggggggggggggtcagaccCCAAAGTGGGGTttaaccccccccattgatgtccattaaccccccccccccccccagcacccaccggCCACAGCCATGCCCGTGCTCATGTTATAGGTGCTGCCCGTGCTCCACATGTTCTCCGATGGGGACGTGTAATGGGAACCGGGGGGGGGCGACGGCGTCGTGCCCGTGTACctgcaatgggggggggcagaaGTGGGTTATGGGGGTGGTCCAggactccccccccccccatcccttggtacccccccccccacctgaAGAAAGGGTTTTTCAGGTCCAGGAGGTTGCTGGACTTGGAGCCGGTTTGGTCGACCTGGGCCACGATGCTGATGTCGTAGCTCtgtctggggggggggacaaggggtgagaccccccccaaatcccatCCCCCATCCCAAAGCACTGGGTCCTCATTGTCTGCAGCAGGAGCTATAAATACAGCTCCAGAactgggcccccccccccccccccaaggcaCAAAGTGGATCAGGCCCCCCCCACAACCCCCCCCACCATGAGCTATTCCTGGTGCCTGCTCAGTGCCCAGGGACCACAGCACGAGGAAAGGGGGACAGAAGGTGGGgtagggatacagggatgggatgggggtgggatggggatggaggtgggatgggaatggggataggaagggggatgggatagggatgggatggggatgggaatgggggtgggatggggatgggaatggggatgggaatgggatagggatggggatgggatagggattgggatggggatagtatagggatggggatgggatagggatggggatgggatggagatggaggtgggatgggaatggggataggAAGGGGGATGGGATAGagatggggtggggatgggaatggggattggaatggggattgggatggggatgggatgggatggggattgggatggggatgggatggggatggggatggggatggggatggggatggggatggggatggggatgggatggggatggggatggggatggggatgggatggggccccccccatcccccacctCTTGTTGGCGATGAGCAGACACGTCCCTGAGAGTGTGTCCCCGGCTTTGGCAAACAGCGGCGATTGGAAGAGGCACCGGACCTGGTACCAGTGGGTCAGGGGCTCGGTGGGGGCCGTCGAGAGCCACACGGTcatgctatggggggggggggggggaggaagaggaggatgaggatgaggaggaggaggaaggaccccccccaaccccccccttGTACCTACATGGAGCCGATGAAGGCGACATCGAACCAAAAGGCCAGGCCATGGACCAGCCCCGAGTGCAGCATATGGAACTTGAAGGGGATTTCTATCCtgtggggcacaatgggggtcatgggggggggggacacccccaaaagctttggggtcccccccttGGTTACCACCAACCTGTGCAAGTCGCCCTCCTTGGCCTCCAGGAAGTTCACCGTGTATTTGACCGATTTGGCCATTAAAATGCGGATATCGAAGGTGTcctggggggggatgggggggtcaatgggcaggaccccccccccatccaccccacagcacccaatgggggtttggggtcacTCACCACCACGGGCTGTCGGAAGTACTCATCCACGGCAGCACCGCGCAGCGCCGAGAGGTCCACACCGTGGAAGGAGGGTTGGTACctggcaatggggatggggggcacgGACatagggtcaatggggatggggggggcacagacacagccatagggtcaatggggatggggggggggcaaagagccatagggtcaatggggatgggggggggggcaaagagccatagggtcaatggggatgggggggcaaAGAGCCatagggtcaatggggatgggggggggcaaAGAGCCATAGGGTCAATGGTGTTGGGGAGGGCACACAACCatagggtcaatggggatggggggggggggggggcaaagagccatagggtcaatggggatgggggggcaaAGAGCCatagggtcaatggggatgggggggcacagacacagccatagggtcaatggggatggggggggcacacaaccatagggtcaatggggatggagggggcacAGACACAACCATAGGGTTAATGGGGATGGGGGCggcacaggcacacacacagccaTAGGGTCAATGGTGAGGGCACGCAGCCATAGGGTCGATGAGAatgggggcacacacacacagccatagtgtcaatggggatgggggggtcatACAGCCATAGGATCAATGGGGACAGGTTGCAATGGGGCCGCCCCCCCCGGCGCTCACCAGAAGTTGGCTTTGGTGAACTGCTCCATGTAGAGCTGCTCGTCGGTGAAAGGAGCCAAGTGCACATCACCGATGGTGGGGAACATGTTCCCTGCACACCAAATACATGGACACGGATGGGGACGGCTGGGACGCGGCAGAACCGGTCCCGGTACCGCGGTGCTACCGGTACCACCGGTGCCACCGGCACTCACCACTGGGCTTCAGGTACTTCTTGGCATGGAGGTAGCTCTCGAGCATGCGCTCATTGAAGAGCATGTACCCCATGGGCTCCGAGATGATGACATCCACCTGCTCCGGCAACGCCACCTCCTCCACCTTGCCGGGGATCACCACGATGCGCTCGGTCAGGTTGTTGCTCTTCACCAGCACCTGCCATAGGCACCGATGGGAGAGGGGGGGTTGGGTTGGTAGCCAGAACACCACCTCCATCACCCACAGTGGTGTTAGCGGTGCCCACCTCGGCGTGCTGTGCCATGGTGCTGGCTTCCACCGCGTAGATCTTCCTGGCACCGGCTTGTGCCGCGAAGAACGAGAGGATCCCGGAGCCGCAGCCGACGTCCAACACGATCTGTGGGAGAGGGAAGTGTTGGCTCCGGCATCCGCATCCCggtgctgctcctgcatccGCATCCCGGTGCCGCTCCGGTGCCGCTCCAGTGCCGGTGAAGGTGTCGGTGCTGCTCCGGTGCTGCTCCGGTGCCGGTGAAGGTGTCGGTGCTGCTCCGGTGCTGCTCCGGTGCCGGTGCTGatcccaccccccccattgTGTGGCCTTGATGCCGGTTACTGGTCCTGCTTCTCCATCCTGGTGTCATGAGCTCAAGCCGGGTCTTCCATCCtgatcccaatcccattcccaatcccattcccgaTCCCATTCCCGATCCCATTCCCGATCCCAGTCTCCCATCCTGCTTTCCAATCCAGTCCCTGAGCTCAGTTATCTTCCTGACCCTGTTTCCAGTCCCAATCCTGGAGCCCATTCAGTCCTGATCCTGGttccattcccaatcccattccccatcccactcCTGATCACGGTTCCCAGTACTGGTACTGCTCCCAGTGCCACTTGAGCTCCCATTCCTGATCCCAATCCCACTTGTGCCCATTCACAGGCCTGTTCCCAATCCTGCCTCCCAACCCCactcccattcccaatcccattcccccttcccaatcccattcccactCCCATTCCCTAACCCAGGGCCTCATCCTGCCCGGGTCCTGGTGCCCAGACCTTGTCCTTGAAGTCGCTGTGGTTCTGCAGGATGGCTCGTTGGTAGGTGCCCGTCCGCACGTAATCCTGCATCATGTTCTGCTGCTGCGACAGGTACCCGTAGAACTGCGGATGGCAGCGGCAAAGAGCTCAGCACCACGCTCAGCACCATGCTCAGCACCATGCTCAGCACCACGCTCAGCACCACGCTCGGCACCACGCTCGGCACCACGCTCGGCACCACGCTCGGCACCACGCTCGGCACCAAACCCAGCACTGTGCTCAGCACCGCACTCAGAACCGCACTCAGCACCGCAATCGGCCCCAGCATCAGTACCACGCtcagcacagcacccagcaccacGCTCAGCACCACGTTCAGCTCCACAATCGGCACCGGCATCAGCACTGTGCTCGGCACCGTGATAGGCACCGCAATCGGCTCCATGCTCAGCACCGCATTCAGCACCACACTCAGCACCGCAATCGGCACCAGCATCAGCTCCACGCTCGGCACCGCACTCAGCACCATGCACAGCACCGTGTTCAGCACCGCACTCAGAACCGCACTCAGCACCAGTCAGCATCACGCTCAGCACCACGCTCGGCACCACACTCAGCACCACACTCAGCACCATGATCGGCACCATGTTCAACACCGCGCTCAGCACTGCAATTGGCACCATGCTCAGCACCACACTTGGCACTGCACTCAGCACTGCGCTCAGCACCACGATCAGCACCGCACTCAGCATCATGCTCAGCACCACACTCAGCACCACGCTCAGCACTGTGCTCAGCACCACGCTCAACACCACACTGAGCATCATGCTCAGCACCACACTCAACACCGCACTCAACACCGCGCTCAGCACCACATCCCACCTGGAAGTACTGCACGGCTGAGGACTCCTCCGTGCGCTCACTGAACACTGAGCGCTCCGTGTTGTGCCCGCGGCAGTTCTTGAGCAGGTTGTAGAAGGAGCAGAAATCTGGGAATGGGAACATGGGGAGCAAGGGAatgagatgggaatgggggggggggggggggaaccacaTCCCAGTGTTGtatcctgcatcccacatccaGCATCCCACATCCAGCATCCCACATCCAGCATCCCAtatcctgcatcccacatccaGCATCCCAtatcctgcatcccacatccaGCATCCCATATCCTGCATCCCATATCCTGCACCCCACATCCTAGTGCCGCATCCTGCATCCCGATGCCACATCCCAGATCCCAGCaccccatcctgcatcccagcaccaCATCCCCCATCCCGTATCCCAGCAccccatcccccatcccagcccccccatcctgcatcccagtgccccatccctcatcccatccTCCATCCCGGATCCCACcccccatccctcatcccatccccccatcccagccccccatcccacatcccagcaccacatcctgcatcctgcatcccagatCCCAGCACCACATcccccatcctgcatcccagtCCCCCATCCCTGatcccatcccagcaccccatcctgcatccctcatcccatcccccatcccgtatcccccatcccccatcccccaccccccccctcccccctccccccccctccccccccccccaccccaccggAGGGGGTAGCGAACTGGAGCAGGACACTGTTGCAGCCCAGGGTGACGATGAATGACTGTTTCCCGACGCGGCTGCACTCGGTCTCACGGGACACGGAGCACTTGAACACGCAGACGTCctcagctgggggggggggacacgaggatgagcccccccccccccatcccactgccccatagcgccccacaCATccacttgtggggctgggaacGGCAGCGAAGCCGGAGCTATGGAGCCGGGAATGGAAATCCAGGGGCTCTTTGTGGCAGCTCCGGGCACACAAAGGGAGCACCGGGAGCCGGTGCCGGCACAAAGGGAACCggatgctgggaatgggatgggatggggggggatgggatgggggggggggatgggatggggggggttatggggggggggggggggcgcacACAAAGGAACAGCAGGGACGGAGATCCCGGGAAAGGGGGGGCTGGGAAGGAAAATCCCATGGGaagaggtggggaggggggagccaGAGGGCAGCGAACGGGGGGCATGGACCTCATAGACACACATGGAcctccccatagacccccccacagacacacatggacccccccatagacccccccacacacacatggacccccccatagacccccccacagacacacatggacccccccatagacccccccacagacacacatggacccccccatagacccccccacAGACACACATGGACCCCCCATTGACCTCGCCATAGACACACATGGACCCCCCCACAGAACCCCCTTATAGATACACatggaccccccatagaccTCGTCTTAGACACACACTGACCCCCCATAAACACACATGGACCCTCCATAGACACacatggacccccccataggcACCCCCATAGCCACATATGAACCCCCCATAGATACACATAGACCTCCCTATAGACCCTCCCACAGACacatggacccccccatagacacacatggaccccccatagacccccccccatagacacacacGGactccctatagaccccccatagaccccttctatacacacacatggacccccccataaACACACATGCACCCCCCCATAAACACacatggacccccccatagacacacatggaccccccatagaccccccctcCCATAGACACACACGGactccctatagaccccccatagaccccttcTATACACACACATGGACCCCCCCTataaacacacatacacccccccatagacacacatGGACTCCCTatacccccccccatagacccctccTATACCCACACAcggaccccatagcccctccccccaGGCCCCACACGTCCCCCCCAGGCCCCACACGTCCCCCCAGGCCCCACACGTCCCCCCCAGGCCCCACACGCCCCCCACAGGCCCCACACGCCCCCCCAGGCCCCACACGTCCCCCCCAGGCCCCACACGCCCCCCCAGGCCCCACACGCCCCCCACAGGCCCCACACGCCCCCCACAGGCCCCACACGTCCCCCCCCAGGCCCCACACGCCCCCCCCAGGCCCCACACGCCCCCCCCAGGCCCCACACGCCCCCCCAGGCCCCACACGTCCCCCCCCAGGCCCCACACGTCCCCCACACGCCCCCCCCAGGCCCCACAcgtcccccccccgctcccgcTCCACACTCACGTCCGTGCAGGGCAATGGCAGCGCTGTCGGGCCCGGTCCGCACCTCCAGCCGCAgcggctgctgctcctggtgcCGCTGGAGCTCTCCATTGGCGTCCCCGATGGTCAGGAGCCGCACGCCGGCGAACACCGACACCGCGGCCATCTTGAGCCGCCGCCGACGCCGACGCCGACGACGCCGCCAGGACACGCCCCCCGGCGTACGGACACGCCCCTCAGGCGTAAGGACACGCCCCCCCGGAGCAAGGACACGCCCCCTCGCCGGAGGGAAACGCCCCCTGCTGCGAGGACACGCCCCCTCGCCGAAGGTACACGCCCCCTCTGCGCAAGGACACGCCCCCTGTCGCGAGGACACGCCCCCTCGCCGAAGGTACACGCCCCCTCTGCGCAAGGACACGCCCCCTGTCGCAAGGACACGCCCCTCGTCGCAAGGACACGCCCCTCGGGCGTAAGGACACGCCCACACGCACACACAAGGCGAGGATAGCGACCCCTGGTGGATGGAGGGcgagggaggggagaggggattgggatgggaacgggaatggggatggagacTGGGAATGGGGTCAGGAATGGGGTCAGGAATGGGGTcacagctgggagagggaatGGGGTCAGGAATTGGATcacagctgggagagggaatggggatggggattgggaatgggagcAGGAATGGGGTCACAGCTGGAAGCAGGATAGGGAATGGGGACTGAGAATGGGGACTGGGAATGGGAGCAGGAACGGGGTCACAGCTGGGAGCGGAAATGGGGTCAGGAATGGGATCACAGCTGGGACTGGGATCGGGAATGGAATGAGGACTGGGAATGGGAGTGGGAATAGGATCACAACTggaaatgggaatgggatcagaAAGGGGATTGGGAAAGGGGTCACAACCCGGACTGGGAATAGGATCGGCATCAGGAATAGGATCACAAGTGGAATaaggaatgggattgggaatgggaatgggatcacAACCAGGACCAGCACTGGGAAGCAGGAATAGAACCAGGAACAGGGATGACAACCGGGACTGGGAACGCACCAGGATGGGGAACCGGACTGCGAATGGGAAccagtgctgggaagcaggagtgGGATCGGGAAGATGACCGGGATCAGGAACAGGAACGGGacagaggagcagggatgggatcgGGGACCAGGATCAAGGACCGGGATCCAGGGACCGGGATCCAGGGACCGGGATCAAGAACCGGGATCAGGGatgcccggggggggggggggggggggaggctcCAGCGCCACGTCCGGTACCGACACCGACACGTTTATTGCCCcggaggggggggaggaggagccGGACACGGCCCCGCCCGCTCCGGTGCCCTCAGGCCGccgccagcagcaccaggacgAGCACCGGGAGCAGCCGCGGAGCCCCCGGAGCGGCCGCGGAGCCGCCAGGCTCGGAACGGGGCAGAGGAGCCGAGGAACCGGAGCCGGGGACACCGCAGCCGGAGTCAGCGGAGCCTGCGGGGGGGCGAGCAcaggggggggctatgggggggaccGGGGGGAACGGGgctgcacccccaaaccccatccccattccatccccatcccatcccattccatcccatccccatcctatccgtatccccatccccatcccatccccattcccatcccctccccatcccatctcattcccatccccatcccatccccatccattcccatcccatcctctccccatcccatccccatccccatccattcccatcccatcccctccccatccccatcccatccccatcccatcccatccccatccccatcccatccccatccatccccatcccatccccatccccatcccatccccatcccatcccatccccatccccatcccatccccatccatccccatcccatcccatccccatccccatcccatccccatcccatccccatcccacccctcaCCGTTCATCGCTATCCCCTCGCTGATCTCCGACGTCTCCCATTCGCTGCCGTTGTAGCTCCGGTACCGGCACCAGTAGCACCGGACGGCGGCGTCCGCGGCCCCGTCCAGCTCGAACTCCACCGAGTGCCGTTGGGGCTGAGCCCGGAGGCTCCGCACcgggtcccccccccccggccccaggAGCTCGAAGGTGGCACCGGAGAAGCGCTTGGGGGCGAAGCATCCGATGCGGGGGGAGCCGTCGGTACCGAGCAGGAgcccgagggggggggggcggcggagCCGCTGCTCCTGCGGGGGGAACGGGGCTCAGGCACCGGAACCGACGGCTCCGGacggagcgggggggggggaaccgacctgggaggaggaggaggaggagggggaggggaggggggaggaagagcGGCTTCGGCCTCATGGTCCCGTCCGGTCCGGTCCTGTCCGGTTCGGTCCTGTCCGGTTCGGTCCTGTCCGGTTCCGTCCGGTCCTGTCCGGTTCCGTCCGGTCTCGTCCCGTCCGGTGCAGCCGCCGCAGGAGGAACCAAGGGGATGGCACTGGAAGTGTCATTGAGGAAGGAAGCACCGagaggggccgggggggggggaaacggGAGGGACGGAGCCGGGAGCGACGGACACGGAACCGAGGATGGGGGATGGGAACCGGAGACACCGAATCTGCCCCAGGGACCCGAAATCTGCCTCTGGGGTCCCAAACCTGCCCCTGG
This window harbors:
- the CARM1 gene encoding histone-arginine methyltransferase CARM1, whose product is MAAVSVFAGVRLLTIGDANGELQRHQEQQPLRLEVRTGPDSAAIALHGPEDVCVFKCSVSRETECSRVGKQSFIVTLGCNSVLLQFATPSDFCSFYNLLKNCRGHNTERSVFSERTEESSAVQYFQFYGYLSQQQNMMQDYVRTGTYQRAILQNHSDFKDKIVLDVGCGSGILSFFAAQAGARKIYAVEASTMAQHAEVLVKSNNLTERIVVIPGKVEEVALPEQVDVIISEPMGYMLFNERMLESYLHAKKYLKPSGNMFPTIGDVHLAPFTDEQLYMEQFTKANFWYQPSFHGVDLSALRGAAVDEYFRQPVVDTFDIRILMAKSVKYTVNFLEAKEGDLHRIEIPFKFHMLHSGLVHGLAFWFDVAFIGSIMTVWLSTAPTEPLTHWYQVRCLFQSPLFAKAGDTLSGTCLLIANKRQSYDISIVAQVDQTGSKSSNLLDLKNPFFRYTGTTPSPPPGSHYTSPSENMWSTGSTYNMSTGMAVAGMPAAYDLSSVIAGGSNVGHNNLIPLANTGIVNHTHSRMGSIMSTGIVQGSSAAQGGAVSSAHYPLNSQFTMGGPPISMASPMSITTNTMHYGS